The proteins below come from a single Methanothermobacter sp. genomic window:
- a CDS encoding PsbP-related protein: MREYFFLLLIAVAVAVSGCTVTTEGNNTVPDVPYKTYSDSEISFRYLASWTSENLTVASPNSIAAVADPSGVDDAGNLETVVIIQSIPLPAERTLKDVYDETYRAFSGEPGYRLISERTLTVDGVTAYENIHTINVDGVTKQERATWLEKNGRIYVILCGKTPERFDSEKRNFDLITYSFQVK, from the coding sequence GTGGCCGTTGCTGTCTCAGGCTGTACCGTCACAACCGAGGGCAACAATACGGTCCCGGACGTTCCATACAAGACGTACTCTGATAGTGAGATATCATTCAGGTACCTTGCCAGCTGGACCTCAGAGAACCTGACGGTTGCAAGTCCAAACAGCATCGCAGCGGTCGCTGACCCATCAGGGGTGGATGATGCAGGTAACCTTGAGACCGTGGTCATCATACAGAGCATACCGCTGCCAGCAGAGAGGACCCTGAAGGACGTCTATGATGAAACCTACCGGGCCTTTTCAGGTGAGCCGGGTTACAGGCTGATCTCCGAGAGGACCCTCACCGTTGACGGTGTAACCGCATATGAGAACATACACACCATCAACGTGGATGGGGTGACGAAACAGGAACGTGCAACCTGGCTTGAGAAGAACGGGAGGATCTACGTCATACTATGCGGAAAAACGCCTGAGAGGTTCGATTCTGAAAAGAGGAACTTTGACCTTATCACCTACTCCTTCCAGGTGAAGTGA